From Novosphingobium resinovorum, the proteins below share one genomic window:
- a CDS encoding NRDE family protein, with translation MCVAAVAWDAHPNWLLVVAGNRDEFHARPAAPLAHRPDGIIAGTDLTGGGTWLGVTEEGRFALVTNYRVPEGSQPGRPSRGKLVTDLLEGALPDTLTDAMAQMNPFNLILADTGEASFLTNHPQVEARPLSPGIHGLSNGGFDVPWPKTLQVGEAIERWLENGSSDPAPLLDALRDETPAPAPARPELGPEPRFAPVFIRDATYGTRCSTVIMIDRAGRGAIAERSFDADGARTGDVRIDFAWPGIGSR, from the coding sequence ATGTGCGTCGCGGCCGTCGCCTGGGATGCCCATCCCAACTGGCTCCTCGTCGTGGCGGGCAACCGCGACGAGTTCCATGCCCGTCCCGCCGCGCCGCTCGCGCACAGGCCGGACGGCATCATCGCCGGGACCGACCTCACCGGCGGCGGCACCTGGCTGGGCGTCACCGAAGAAGGCCGCTTCGCCCTCGTCACGAACTACCGCGTGCCGGAAGGCTCGCAGCCCGGCCGTCCCTCGCGCGGGAAGCTGGTAACGGATCTGCTGGAGGGCGCGCTCCCGGACACGCTGACCGACGCGATGGCGCAGATGAATCCGTTCAACCTGATCCTGGCCGATACGGGCGAGGCCTCGTTCCTCACCAATCACCCGCAGGTCGAGGCGCGGCCGCTGTCTCCGGGAATCCATGGGCTGTCGAACGGCGGTTTCGACGTGCCCTGGCCCAAGACGCTGCAGGTGGGGGAAGCGATCGAACGGTGGCTGGAAAATGGATCGTCCGATCCCGCGCCGCTCCTCGACGCGCTGCGCGACGAGACACCCGCACCGGCGCCCGCACGCCCCGAACTCGGCCCCGAACCGCGCTTCGCGCCGGTTTTCATCCGCGATGCGACTTACGGTACGCGGTGCAGCACGGTGATCATGATCGACCGCGCAGGCCGGGGCGCGATCGCCGAGCGCAGCTTCGATGCCGACGGTGCCCGCACCGGCGACGTCCGGATCGACTTCGCCTGGCCCGGCATCGGAAGCCGGTAG
- a CDS encoding AtpZ/AtpI family protein has protein sequence MTDEQPARDPVGEDARIDSLDERLKALREREEERNRPKAGAETDASYRMGNRVLSELLGGVAGGLFLGWLIGHFSGYMALSLMVMLFVGIGIAFRNILRITNQRPD, from the coding sequence ATGACCGACGAGCAACCTGCACGAGACCCTGTTGGCGAGGATGCGCGCATCGATTCGCTCGACGAAAGGCTGAAGGCCCTTCGCGAGCGGGAAGAGGAACGCAACCGACCGAAGGCCGGCGCGGAAACCGATGCGAGCTATCGCATGGGCAACCGGGTGCTTTCGGAATTGCTGGGAGGTGTCGCGGGCGGTCTGTTCCTGGGATGGCTCATCGGCCATTTCAGCGGATATATGGCCTTGAGTCTGATGGTGATGCTGTTCGTGGGAATTGGTATTGCCTTCAGGAACATACTAAGGATTACGAACCAGCGTCCTGACTGA
- a CDS encoding intermembrane phospholipid transport protein YdbH family protein, with translation MSQEIDQTPDTDEAATGGLSSRGRFRSGHSWRRRWGAPVLVVGGLLAAALGAAWLSREEIAANLIERELDSLGLDARYEIVRIGPSEQVIRNLVIGDPARPDLTVQELRVATRLSWGLPGIGRITVVKPRLYGSWRGGKASFGSLDKALFSGKGGPFEMPDLDLAVVDGRALIDSDHGRIGVKLAGEGELRGGFSGELAALSPALTGGGCSTGRATIYGKLTTSAAKPRFEGPVRLDSLSCPSQDLRLAKAGVQLDVTLDEALDGASGKLGLSAGAARFGVQKLAGASGSGRFTYRGNALSATYRVTGRGLDTPQARMREVTLEGRARSTGGIARFDVDADLTGRELALGNTVDRALLSAQQAAAGTLGAPITAQVRQALGREMRGSTINAGLLVRNSREGLSVVVTRGSLKGGSGESVLSLSRVQAMFGRKGGVPRVNGNFTTGGRGLPQAWGRMESGDDGHLAMRATMTDYRAGSAMVGVPRLSLEQAPDGALSFNGQVVLSGDLPGGNTRNLQLPVDGRWGADGRLAVWRRCTDVAFDALSFSNLTIDKRKLTLCPARGGAIVEGRPDNLLLAAGMTALDLSGHLGETPIRIASGPLGFAMGGGRPGVLKASAINVALGPADTASHFLVSHLDGQIGKDIAGTFDQADISLAAVPLDMRQAAGRWRYASGVASIEGAQFTLVDRQQVARFQPMVARDATLQLADNRITAQALLREPSSDRAVVRADIVHDLSRADGHANLAVEGIVFDDKLQPDALSRLVLGVVSDLKGVVRGTGRIDWNPKSVTSRGRFSTDGVDFAAAFGPLRGLSGEVVFTDLLGMVTAPNQNVRIASMNPGIEVTDGTLSYEIRPGYNLIVHGGKWPFMDGTLTLDPAKMQIGAAETRYYTLRVTGLDAADFVQHLELTNINASGIFDGELPLIFDENGGRIENGFLRSRDPGGNVSYVGALTYKDLSAMGNYAFDALKSVNYKKMEIGLGGSLSGDIVTKISFDGLSQGQGASKNFITKQIAKLPLRFIVNIKAPFFSLFGSMRSLYDPTYVTDPRVLGLLNTDGTRSTTAPDATLNLAPPKPTSAPSGAIQPPVSEKKP, from the coding sequence ATGTCGCAAGAGATCGACCAGACCCCGGACACCGACGAGGCCGCTACCGGGGGCCTTTCTTCGCGTGGGCGCTTTCGGAGCGGCCACAGTTGGCGCAGGCGCTGGGGCGCTCCCGTGCTTGTGGTGGGCGGCCTGCTGGCGGCGGCGCTGGGTGCTGCCTGGCTATCGCGCGAGGAGATCGCGGCGAACCTCATCGAGCGCGAACTCGATTCGCTGGGCCTCGATGCCCGCTACGAGATCGTGCGGATCGGACCCTCGGAGCAGGTGATTCGGAACCTCGTCATCGGCGATCCGGCGCGGCCGGACCTGACGGTGCAGGAACTGCGGGTGGCGACGCGCCTTTCCTGGGGACTTCCCGGTATCGGCCGGATCACCGTGGTGAAGCCGCGCCTCTACGGTTCGTGGCGCGGCGGCAAGGCCAGCTTCGGCAGTCTCGACAAGGCGCTGTTCAGCGGCAAGGGCGGGCCGTTCGAGATGCCCGACCTCGACCTTGCGGTTGTCGACGGGCGCGCCCTGATCGACAGCGACCACGGCCGCATCGGCGTCAAGCTGGCGGGTGAAGGCGAATTGCGCGGCGGGTTCTCCGGCGAACTGGCGGCCTTGTCGCCCGCGCTCACCGGCGGCGGCTGCTCGACCGGGCGCGCGACGATTTACGGCAAGTTGACGACTTCGGCCGCGAAGCCGCGATTCGAGGGGCCGGTGCGGCTGGACAGCCTGTCGTGCCCATCGCAGGATCTGCGACTGGCCAAGGCCGGTGTGCAACTGGACGTGACGCTCGACGAAGCGCTCGACGGGGCTTCGGGCAAGCTCGGCCTTTCCGCCGGAGCCGCGCGCTTCGGGGTTCAAAAGCTGGCTGGAGCGAGCGGCTCGGGGCGGTTCACCTATCGCGGCAACGCCTTGAGCGCGACGTACCGGGTTACCGGGCGCGGACTCGACACGCCGCAGGCGCGGATGCGCGAAGTCACCCTCGAAGGGCGCGCGCGCTCCACCGGCGGCATCGCGCGATTCGATGTGGACGCGGACCTCACCGGCAGGGAACTGGCGCTTGGCAATACCGTGGACCGCGCACTGCTCTCAGCGCAGCAGGCGGCCGCCGGAACCCTCGGCGCGCCGATCACGGCGCAAGTGCGGCAGGCGCTCGGCCGCGAGATGCGTGGCAGTACGATCAATGCGGGCCTCCTCGTGCGCAATTCGCGCGAGGGCCTCAGCGTCGTCGTCACGCGCGGGTCGCTGAAGGGCGGCAGCGGCGAGTCGGTGCTGTCGCTTTCGCGCGTGCAGGCGATGTTCGGCCGCAAGGGCGGCGTGCCGAGGGTGAACGGCAACTTCACGACCGGCGGGCGAGGGCTGCCGCAGGCGTGGGGGCGGATGGAGAGCGGCGACGACGGCCACCTCGCCATGCGCGCGACGATGACGGATTACCGCGCCGGATCGGCGATGGTCGGCGTGCCGAGGCTGTCGCTGGAGCAGGCGCCAGACGGCGCGCTCTCCTTCAACGGGCAGGTCGTCCTCAGCGGCGATCTTCCGGGCGGCAACACGCGCAACCTGCAGCTTCCGGTCGATGGCCGATGGGGCGCGGACGGCAGGCTCGCCGTGTGGCGCCGCTGCACCGACGTCGCGTTCGATGCCCTGAGCTTCTCCAACCTGACCATCGACAAGCGCAAGCTCACCCTGTGCCCGGCGCGCGGCGGGGCGATCGTGGAAGGGCGCCCCGACAACCTGCTGCTCGCGGCAGGCATGACCGCGCTCGACTTGTCCGGGCACCTTGGCGAGACGCCGATCCGGATCGCCAGCGGGCCGCTCGGCTTCGCGATGGGCGGGGGCAGGCCCGGTGTCCTCAAGGCCAGCGCCATCAACGTGGCGCTTGGCCCGGCGGACACCGCATCGCACTTCCTCGTCAGCCATCTCGACGGGCAGATCGGCAAGGACATCGCGGGCACCTTCGATCAGGCCGACATCAGCCTTGCCGCCGTACCGCTGGACATGCGGCAGGCTGCGGGCCGCTGGCGCTATGCCAGCGGCGTGGCCTCGATCGAGGGCGCACAGTTCACGCTGGTGGACCGCCAACAGGTGGCACGCTTCCAGCCGATGGTGGCGCGCGACGCGACGCTGCAACTGGCCGACAACCGCATCACCGCGCAGGCCCTGCTCCGCGAGCCGAGCAGCGACCGGGCGGTCGTCCGCGCCGACATCGTCCACGATCTGTCGAGGGCCGACGGTCATGCGAATCTCGCCGTCGAGGGGATTGTCTTCGACGACAAGCTGCAGCCCGACGCGCTCTCGCGGCTGGTGCTGGGCGTAGTGTCCGACCTCAAGGGCGTCGTGCGCGGCACCGGGCGGATCGACTGGAACCCGAAGAGCGTGACCAGCCGTGGCCGCTTCTCCACTGACGGCGTCGATTTCGCAGCCGCTTTCGGTCCGCTACGGGGGCTGTCGGGCGAGGTGGTGTTCACCGACCTCCTCGGCATGGTTACCGCGCCGAATCAGAACGTACGCATCGCCTCCATGAACCCGGGCATCGAGGTGACCGACGGCACGCTCTCCTACGAGATACGCCCCGGCTACAACCTCATCGTCCACGGCGGAAAGTGGCCGTTCATGGACGGTACGCTGACCCTCGACCCGGCGAAGATGCAGATCGGGGCGGCGGAAACACGCTACTACACGCTGCGCGTCACGGGCCTCGACGCGGCGGACTTCGTGCAGCATCTCGAACTCACCAACATCAACGCCAGCGGCATATTCGACGGCGAGCTTCCGCTCATCTTCGACGAAAACGGCGGCCGGATCGAAAACGGCTTCCTTCGCTCGCGCGATCCCGGCGGCAACGTCTCCTACGTCGGCGCGCTGACGTACAAGGACTTGTCGGCCATGGGCAATTACGCCTTCGACGCGCTCAAGTCGGTGAACTACAAGAAGATGGAGATCGGGCTGGGCGGTTCGCTCTCGGGCGATATCGTCACGAAGATCAGCTTCGACGGGCTCAGCCAGGGGCAGGGCGCCAGCAAGAACTTCATCACCAAGCAGATCGCGAAGCTGCCGCTCCGCTTCATCGTCAACATCAAGGCGCCGTTCTTCAGCCTGTTCGGCTCGATGCGTTCGCTCTACGATCCGACGTACGTGACGGACCCGAGGGTGCTCGGCCTGCTCAATACGGACGGGACGCGCTCGACCACCGCGCCCGATGCGACGCTCAATCTGGCGCCCCCCAAACCGACTTCGGCTCCATCCGGCGCTATTCAGCCTCCAGTCAGCGAGAAAAAGCCATGA
- a CDS encoding YnbE family lipoprotein: protein MIDGYSTEQQVGTRSGRRAVRAAMMAATVMAVAFGLGGCIQVAAPDKPIVIELNINIRQEVVYRLAADAAKTVDENKGIF from the coding sequence ATGATCGACGGGTATTCGACAGAGCAGCAGGTGGGCACACGGTCCGGCAGGCGCGCCGTTCGCGCCGCAATGATGGCCGCGACGGTGATGGCGGTCGCTTTCGGTCTCGGAGGCTGCATTCAGGTTGCAGCCCCCGACAAGCCGATCGTGATCGAACTCAACATCAACATCCGGCAGGAAGTCGTCTACCGCCTAGCCGCCGACGCGGCCAAGACGGTGGACGAGAACAAGGGCATTTTCTGA
- a CDS encoding F0F1 ATP synthase subunit A, which produces MAAEAKLDPMHQFQLEKLAGADWNIAGYNIAFTNSALWMAIATLALIVFVAGGMKRQLVPGRWQMAVETFTGFIDGMLAANVGKNGKKYVPYIFSLFMFILFANFLGLMPLGVLGVHAFTFTSHFSATGVLAVLSFSIVLIVGFAKHKLHFFSLFVPHGTPALMIPIIFVVELISFLVRPFSLGLRLFVAMMAGHVLLEVLSSFVISGGNNGPIMFAIAGIPSFVLMVGICALELLVAGIQAYVFALLTCVYLNDAENLH; this is translated from the coding sequence GTGGCAGCCGAAGCGAAGCTCGATCCGATGCACCAGTTCCAGCTTGAAAAGCTGGCGGGCGCGGACTGGAACATTGCCGGTTACAATATCGCCTTCACCAACAGTGCGCTGTGGATGGCCATCGCCACCCTCGCGCTGATCGTGTTCGTTGCGGGCGGCATGAAGCGTCAACTGGTGCCCGGTCGCTGGCAGATGGCGGTGGAAACCTTCACCGGTTTCATCGACGGCATGCTCGCCGCGAACGTCGGCAAGAACGGTAAGAAGTACGTTCCGTACATCTTCTCGCTGTTCATGTTCATCCTTTTCGCGAACTTCCTCGGCCTGATGCCGCTGGGCGTGCTGGGCGTTCACGCCTTCACCTTCACCAGCCACTTCTCGGCCACGGGCGTTCTTGCGGTGCTGTCGTTCTCGATTGTGCTGATCGTCGGCTTCGCCAAGCACAAGCTGCACTTCTTCTCGCTTTTCGTGCCGCACGGTACGCCGGCGCTGATGATCCCGATCATCTTCGTGGTCGAGCTGATCTCGTTCCTGGTGCGCCCGTTCAGCCTCGGCCTGCGACTGTTCGTCGCGATGATGGCCGGACACGTGCTGCTCGAAGTGCTCTCCAGCTTCGTGATCTCGGGCGGCAACAACGGCCCGATCATGTTCGCGATCGCCGGCATTCCCAGCTTCGTGCTGATGGTCGGCATCTGCGCGCTGGAACTGCTGGTCGCCGGCATCCAGGCTTACGTCTTCGCTCTTCTCACCTGCGTCTATCTCAACGACGCCGAGAACCTTCACTGA
- a CDS encoding F-type H+-transporting ATPase subunit b, which yields MPQIAQLGEFYSSQIFWLLIFFGITFFVVGRGMVPKVMDTVASRDNQIAADLKAAEAARAQADAEEASWRTRENANRASAQGTIADARAKAAAAAEQRLAVAQASIDATLAGAETRIAEARRAAADDIETVAAEATRDIVSRIAGLSLGDDVVRGAVKENLVHG from the coding sequence ATGCCTCAGATCGCTCAGCTAGGCGAGTTCTACTCCAGCCAGATCTTCTGGCTGTTGATCTTCTTCGGTATCACCTTCTTCGTCGTTGGACGGGGCATGGTGCCGAAGGTGATGGACACCGTCGCCAGCCGTGACAACCAGATCGCCGCCGACCTCAAGGCAGCCGAAGCCGCTCGTGCCCAGGCCGATGCCGAAGAGGCCTCCTGGCGCACCCGCGAGAACGCCAACCGCGCTTCGGCGCAGGGCACCATCGCCGACGCCCGCGCCAAGGCCGCAGCCGCTGCCGAGCAGCGCCTCGCCGTTGCCCAGGCATCGATCGACGCCACCCTAGCCGGTGCGGAAACCCGCATCGCCGAGGCGCGCCGTGCCGCTGCCGACGATATCGAGACCGTGGCCGCCGAGGCGACCCGCGACATCGTCAGCCGCATCGCCGGCCTGTCGCTGGGCGACGACGTCGTGCGCGGCGCCGTGAAGGAGAACCTGGTCCATGGCTGA
- a CDS encoding alpha/beta family hydrolase, which produces MHHITPPARTIIVVGRTDKTRDSGDIQRILLMLEAQGFKVHWFVSDYTRSYEDIGARIVARWPRLCWRDRDTAPRRMLRMLLRLVLVVLDQHRYDHLYTFLHGRSANDARQLRRMLDAMGDHAACIVTHSAGGISATSVADHRAIARIVCFAYPFRHPERQPQAYRTAHLPAVTKPLLIVQGDADDYGADPSDFRRHLPPSARVVSLACGHDCDRLRSSEFSRAWAAVSGFLEMQSEQT; this is translated from the coding sequence ATGCATCACATCACCCCGCCTGCCCGCACGATCATCGTCGTGGGCCGCACCGACAAGACCCGCGATTCGGGCGATATCCAACGCATCCTGCTGATGCTGGAAGCACAAGGGTTCAAGGTGCACTGGTTCGTATCCGACTATACCCGGTCTTACGAGGACATCGGTGCGCGCATCGTCGCCAGATGGCCCCGACTGTGCTGGCGGGACCGCGACACCGCGCCGCGCCGCATGCTACGCATGCTGCTGCGGCTCGTGCTGGTGGTGCTGGATCAGCACCGCTACGACCACCTCTACACATTCCTCCACGGCCGGTCTGCCAACGACGCGCGGCAATTGCGACGAATGCTGGATGCGATGGGTGATCATGCCGCCTGCATCGTGACACATTCTGCAGGCGGCATCTCGGCCACCAGTGTCGCCGATCATCGCGCAATCGCCCGCATCGTCTGCTTCGCGTACCCGTTCCGGCATCCGGAGCGCCAGCCACAAGCCTACCGGACGGCGCACCTGCCTGCCGTCACCAAGCCGCTGCTGATCGTCCAGGGCGATGCCGACGACTATGGCGCCGACCCGTCCGACTTCCGACGCCACCTGCCCCCGAGCGCGCGCGTGGTATCGCTCGCCTGCGGTCATGACTGCGACCGACTACGATCCTCCGAGTTCAGCCGCGCGTGGGCGGCGGTTTCCGGTTTCTTGGAGATGCAGTCCGAACAGACATGA
- a CDS encoding ATP synthase subunit B, which yields MADANAAVEHGLDHEAAEVTGAEGTHASTEHHAEPLFLGFAPPVAVVSSSMIVLLAILAWKGVPKMIGKGLDGKIAEIKAQLAEAKSLRAEAEVLRSEYASKIANAEKDAAAMLDHARHEAEAIVAKAEADTTETIARREKMAQDKITAAEFAAVTQLRNQAAAAAAAAAKGLIAANHSAAADKALVDQAIAGI from the coding sequence ATGGCTGACGCCAACGCCGCCGTCGAGCACGGCCTCGACCATGAAGCCGCCGAAGTGACGGGTGCCGAAGGTACGCACGCTTCGACCGAGCATCACGCCGAACCGCTGTTCCTCGGCTTCGCGCCGCCGGTCGCGGTCGTCAGCAGCTCGATGATCGTGCTGCTCGCGATCCTGGCCTGGAAAGGCGTGCCGAAGATGATCGGCAAGGGTCTCGACGGCAAGATCGCCGAGATCAAGGCCCAACTCGCCGAAGCCAAGTCGCTGCGCGCCGAAGCGGAAGTCCTTCGTTCGGAATACGCGAGCAAGATCGCGAACGCCGAGAAGGACGCCGCCGCGATGCTCGACCATGCCCGTCACGAAGCCGAGGCGATCGTCGCCAAGGCCGAGGCGGACACCACCGAGACCATCGCCCGCCGCGAGAAGATGGCGCAGGACAAGATTACCGCAGCCGAGTTCGCTGCCGTGACCCAGCTGCGCAATCAGGCTGCCGCTGCCGCCGCCGCTGCCGCGAAGGGCCTGATCGCCGCGAACCATTCCGCCGCCGCCGACAAGGCGCTGGTGGACCAGGCGATCGCCGGGATCTGA
- a CDS encoding YdbL family protein: protein MTSIRFIAAAAVTVLAVAGASTAYAQRSPEYVAARAAGQVGEQRDGYLGVISGGGDISAMVRDINNKRRSVYTTAAQGKSTIEEYAFTTGCKLIRDTKPGEKYQGLDGSWKTRGAGAPELDPRCP from the coding sequence ATGACGAGCATTCGTTTCATTGCCGCCGCAGCTGTAACGGTTCTCGCCGTCGCCGGTGCGTCCACGGCTTATGCGCAGCGCTCGCCGGAATACGTCGCTGCGCGCGCGGCCGGGCAGGTCGGCGAGCAGCGCGACGGCTATCTCGGCGTGATCAGCGGCGGCGGGGACATCTCCGCCATGGTCCGCGACATCAACAACAAGCGCCGCTCGGTCTACACCACCGCCGCCCAGGGCAAGAGCACCATCGAGGAATACGCCTTCACCACCGGCTGCAAGCTGATCCGCGACACCAAGCCCGGCGAGAAGTACCAGGGCCTCGACGGTTCGTGGAAGACGCGCGGCGCCGGTGCGCCGGAATTGGACCCGCGCTGCCCGTGA
- the radC gene encoding RadC family protein — protein sequence MDGQPPLFDERPLPLREARGDFANDSSGHRARLRKRLLDGGAEALADHEVIELLLMQAVPRRDMKPLARSLIHRFGSLAGVLQAEPRALAAHPGMGEATAAALRVVTVAATRMARQKVREAPVLSSWHALIDYLTIDMAHLTVERVRVLYLNARNMLILDDLVGEGSIDEAAIHPREVIRRALDLGATALILVHNHPSGSPQPSRADIDITNRIAEAGRLLGVSVHDHVVIGREGHMSLRAKGLI from the coding sequence ATGGACGGACAACCTCCCCTCTTCGATGAACGCCCCCTCCCCCTCAGGGAGGCGCGCGGCGATTTTGCCAATGATTCGAGCGGCCACCGCGCACGGTTGCGCAAGCGGTTGCTCGATGGCGGGGCGGAGGCTCTGGCGGATCATGAGGTCATTGAACTCCTGCTGATGCAGGCCGTTCCGCGCCGCGACATGAAGCCGCTCGCGCGCAGCCTGATCCATCGCTTCGGCTCGCTCGCAGGGGTGCTGCAGGCCGAGCCGCGCGCCCTCGCCGCCCACCCCGGCATGGGCGAGGCCACCGCCGCGGCGCTGCGCGTGGTCACCGTCGCCGCCACCCGCATGGCCCGCCAGAAAGTGCGCGAGGCACCGGTGCTGTCCTCGTGGCACGCGCTCATCGACTACCTGACGATCGATATGGCGCACCTGACGGTCGAGCGCGTCCGCGTCCTCTACCTCAATGCCCGCAACATGCTGATCCTCGACGACCTCGTCGGCGAAGGCTCGATCGACGAGGCCGCGATCCACCCGCGCGAGGTGATCCGCCGCGCGCTCGACCTTGGCGCCACGGCGCTGATCCTCGTCCACAATCACCCTTCGGGCTCGCCGCAGCCGAGCCGGGCGGACATCGACATCACCAACCGCATCGCCGAGGCCGGTCGCCTGCTCGGCGTCTCCGTCCACGACCACGTGGTGATCGGACGCGAGGGCCACATGTCACTGCGTGCCAAGGGACTGATCTGA
- a CDS encoding inner membrane-spanning protein YciB, with the protein MSADAAKKPKSSWLNLVVDFGPLLVFFLAYRHFSPEGDGNSIATVTAVIKGTIAFMVATVAALVVSKWRLGHVSPMLWLTTVLILGFGALTVVFRNAIFIQLKPTAVYLMFSAVLFFGLWRGKAMLKYLLQAAFEGLDDAGWMILSRNWAWFFLVLAVLNTVLVYTVSFDTWLQAKLWGFTVLSFLFTFSQLPMVLKHGMGESAKEELVENPPHD; encoded by the coding sequence ATGAGCGCCGATGCTGCCAAGAAGCCCAAATCCAGCTGGCTGAACCTCGTCGTCGATTTCGGGCCGCTGCTGGTGTTCTTCCTCGCCTACCGGCACTTCTCGCCCGAGGGCGACGGCAATTCGATCGCCACCGTCACCGCCGTCATCAAGGGCACGATCGCCTTCATGGTCGCGACCGTGGCGGCGCTGGTCGTGTCGAAGTGGCGGCTCGGCCATGTCTCGCCGATGCTGTGGCTGACGACGGTGCTGATCCTCGGCTTCGGCGCGCTGACGGTGGTGTTCCGCAATGCGATCTTCATCCAGCTCAAGCCCACCGCCGTCTACCTGATGTTCTCGGCCGTGCTGTTCTTCGGGCTGTGGCGCGGCAAGGCGATGCTCAAGTACCTGCTGCAGGCCGCCTTCGAGGGGCTGGACGACGCCGGCTGGATGATCCTGTCGCGCAACTGGGCGTGGTTCTTCCTGGTGCTGGCGGTGCTGAACACGGTGCTGGTCTATACCGTCAGCTTCGACACGTGGCTGCAGGCCAAGCTCTGGGGCTTCACGGTGCTTTCGTTCCTGTTCACGTTCTCGCAGCTGCCGATGGTGCTGAAGCACGGCATGGGCGAAAGCGCGAAGGAAGAACTGGTCGAGAACCCGCCGCACGATTGA
- a CDS encoding F0F1 ATP synthase subunit C has protein sequence MDAEAAKLLGAGFAAIGAGLASIGVGNVFAKFLEGALRNPGAADAQQGRLFIGFAGAELLGLLSFVIAALLIFA, from the coding sequence ATGGACGCAGAAGCTGCAAAGCTGCTCGGAGCCGGTTTCGCTGCAATCGGCGCCGGCCTCGCCTCGATCGGCGTGGGCAACGTTTTCGCCAAGTTCCTCGAAGGCGCGCTGCGCAACCCGGGCGCCGCTGACGCCCAGCAGGGTCGCCTGTTCATCGGCTTCGCCGGTGCAGAGCTTCTCGGCCTGCTTTCGTTCGTCATTGCCGCGCTGCTGATCTTCGCCTGA
- the ftsY gene encoding signal recognition particle-docking protein FtsY — protein sequence MSTPDPQQNEGASSDWSDRLFGGFRQTSQRLAGNLAGLGGGTRLTSAQLDALEDALIMSDLGPRAAARIRDRLAEERFERDADERAIMEVVAREIAEILRPVAKPLDIVAFPRPQVILVIGVNGSGKTTTIAKLAHLFQEQDYSVMLAAGDTFRAAAIGQLKVWAERLSIPIVTGPEGGDPASIVFDGLKAATEQGIDALIVDTAGRLQNKRELMDELAKIRRVLGRLNPAAPHDVVLVLDATNGQNALSQIEIFKEVAGVSGLIMTKLDGTARGGVLVAAAEQYGLPIHAIGVGEKIDDLRPFNPDLLARVIAGIA from the coding sequence ATGAGTACCCCTGACCCCCAGCAAAACGAGGGGGCATCAAGCGACTGGTCCGACCGTCTCTTCGGAGGCTTTCGCCAGACCTCGCAGCGCCTCGCGGGCAACCTCGCGGGCCTTGGCGGCGGCACCCGTCTGACCTCGGCGCAGCTCGATGCGCTGGAAGACGCGCTCATCATGTCCGACCTCGGCCCCCGCGCCGCCGCCCGCATCCGTGACCGGCTGGCCGAGGAGCGCTTCGAGCGCGACGCGGATGAACGCGCCATCATGGAAGTCGTCGCGCGCGAGATCGCCGAAATCCTGCGCCCGGTCGCCAAGCCGCTCGACATCGTCGCCTTCCCGCGCCCGCAGGTGATCCTCGTGATCGGCGTCAACGGCTCGGGCAAGACCACCACGATCGCCAAGCTGGCGCACCTGTTCCAGGAGCAGGACTATTCGGTCATGCTGGCAGCCGGAGACACCTTCCGCGCCGCCGCGATCGGCCAGCTCAAGGTCTGGGCGGAGCGCCTCTCGATCCCGATCGTAACCGGTCCCGAGGGCGGCGACCCCGCCTCGATCGTGTTCGACGGCCTCAAGGCCGCGACCGAGCAGGGCATCGACGCGCTGATCGTCGACACCGCCGGGCGCCTCCAGAACAAGCGCGAACTGATGGACGAACTGGCCAAGATCCGCCGCGTCCTCGGCCGCCTGAACCCCGCCGCGCCGCATGACGTGGTGCTGGTGCTGGACGCCACCAACGGCCAGAACGCGCTCTCGCAGATCGAGATATTCAAGGAAGTGGCTGGCGTTTCCGGGCTCATCATGACCAAGCTCGACGGCACCGCGCGCGGCGGTGTCCTCGTCGCGGCGGCGGAGCAGTACGGGTTGCCGATCCATGCCATCGGCGTCGGCGAAAAGATCGACGACTTGCGCCCCTTCAACCCCGACCTGCTCGCGCGGGTCATCGCGGGGATCGCGTGA